Genomic window (Hippoglossus stenolepis isolate QCI-W04-F060 chromosome 11, HSTE1.2, whole genome shotgun sequence):
atcacatttacatcactgcagccactTGATTTTGGTGTTGAATCTTTACTCTGACGCACGCTTTTCCGCTTTTTTCGATGTTAACAAAAGCTGCTGGTATGGCAATTATCACCAAAACCATGACTGTGACAAAGGCGATAAGTAATGATACAGTTCAGTGGACAGGGGctaatggaaaaagaaaacgatattagttattttcagaactTCATTCACTTTAACACGcataaatatttctttaaaaacaatcacatgCTCTAAATTCAACTGACAACTCTGCATTATAaccataataatataatttataatttaaacataataaGCTTCATATGTATAATACTTTCtaccaaagttaaaaagtgTTACAAAGgaattaaacaataattaaaacagagataaaagtagttttttctttaaatagaGTAAAGTTGGAGAATCTAAGGTGGTGGAAAGTCTAATGTCAACTGGTCATTCAGGTGTTTTAAAGCCTTGTCCGCAAAAGCACGACAATCTAAAACCACCAATCAGGATTTGAAAACTACCAGAAAACAATATCAGTTGAACCAAGATGCCACCCAGCATGACACATAGAAACCTGCTGTGTGAAGTCAATAATAAAATTCctaaaacaatgcagaaaacGAACAGGGAGCCAGAATGTCAGGATTGATGAAAGATCTTGAGCCAGTTATAatccaagcagcagcatttgaaccaactgaaggagaaagtctttatctagtctttaaatgttgggaaagatttccatatttcaaaatgaacttaagtTGGAACAATAACCTTCTATAAACAAAGTTATCAGCTGTTTGTAAGTTAATACTTACCAGGATTTGAGAACAAAAGTCCTAAATCATTGTTATGTGCTCGTCCAGCTGACcttggttgctatggttacaagATAACTGAGAAGCCTCGGACAGGTAGACACGGAGGGAGGTGCCTGAGGTCGTGACCTcgacctctctcctccctcctcctggctgcagtAGTAATATGCTGTCACATCTAAAAAGTAAGCAAGATGTGATGGgagtcctgtgtgctgcaggtcactgtgaggttacagGAGTCTGAGCCGAGGAGAGTAAGTCCACTGTCCCATTAACTGAGACACTGACCTGAGGGAGGGACAGGCTTTAATGGGTTTGTAGTTGCTAGCTACTGTGTgtcgatatttaaaatctgaagaaaccaCCTTGAACTGTGACGCCTGTATTTACCTACATAATTGATTCCATTCCTAAACGCTGCAGTGTAACGCCCACTGTCGCTTTGTTGCACattcttcaaaagcaaagagtgatTTTGAAGAAAAATCTCGAGCCTTCCATCATAGGTGTCAATTGTTTTTGATCTGTTATCttcaaataatctaaatatgtttgaatcattaaatCTCCATCTAAAATCACTCCGTTTAACTATTTTAACAGGAGCCGTGACGTTGAGAAGCAGATCCTTCcccttctgcacaaatacaggagtcacagtgtcggagcctgtagaaacaacacagcatcactttattagaaagaaaagactttgatttaaactgtagtttttgtccatttttacttctactcattaaacagagactcatgagacaaaactacctcggcccagcaggttgtgtttgcccctgtctgttggttggttggtttaatgatcagcaggtttacttagaaactggatttccacaagacttggtggaaggatgggacagggcaagaaagttacatttcaggaagattcaggatttatttttgtgattttatattttccatgatttcccaggaatgaaatcaggcatattgaggggGACTAGGACTTCTGAttactttagtgcagcttgactgaatttaagaacttTGCCTGGACCGGGGAGGTAAATTGACATTCTAGTgtctacaaatctattttatttgttttgttttatctttgaaCTTATTTCTATGTattcatcctttttatttcttttactctttattctactcttttcattcttttatttaattttgtaaattgtaaaaGTGCCCTGCCTTgcccgtcagcaggattatttaAAAGCCACTAAACTGATTTCCTTAAAATTTTGACGTGGATTCTGTGGATGCGAGAATtttctttcaccttctttaacatggtgagataccATATGCCTCTGAAGATATatattcctcctcctcatataggggcagaattattattatgagctaAATAAAACTTTTCGCTTTCTCTCAGACCTAATTGcacaacatttaataaataataacttctgtatgttattattatttattgatttgtacATATCGGTTCTAGCAACATAGTTGTcgattaattaaaatgttttcagtagagaatgaaaagaagaagttATTTCCTGAAGCTCTGTGTATTGGTTTGAGTCACAGTATTGACCCTTGACTACTTGTCTTCAGTGGAACCTGATGAAGTGTGGTGATGTGAACGTTACACTTATAACCAAAGTTAGCACTTTGAATTTATAATCAAGCTTCGTGAAAGATGATAAACGAGTCCATCACACAACAGTTTCGGAACTtaaacaaaacatgtgaaaaagtGACTCTGCAACGGTAGACTTTCTTCAATAGCTCATTTCTCACACGGAAAATGTACATGGACGTACAGAaatagagacacagacagacagacagacagacagacagacagactgacagacagacagacagacagacagacagacagacagacagacagacaaacagacaccgACATGTTACAGGAAGTATCACTTTACGTTCTCTTCCTTTCACCGAGCCCTGTTGTAATATCTAGCTTCCTCTAGGTTAAGTTTCCTAAtcaatctgttctgttctctgagtcgctgccacaggacattacattaatattcagttttgttggttttacaagcttttaataaagtttctccacgtctgttatcactcattatatattttataatgaattCAAGCGTAGAACTCAACTTGAAACACCACAGATATATGgaagttttactgagtgaatCATCAATCAACGagtcataatttgaatatagttatcattttaatatttatagaataatgaaataaacaattattaacaacaacaacaaaattcgAAACAAGCTACattgctgaaacagtcacaaagtgcaacaagaacagagcaataaaactatatttgaagaagaaatgtgataaaaatgtcgTGTTTACCTCGGGCTTCATATgcgtgaagcagagaaatgacaaagagaagaatgatgggatgcattctgtcaaatgtgccgTACGAGGAAGTCTGCCCTAGATCTCACTGCCTCGCAGAAATACTTccgttttttaaatatgtttagtcaaatctgcagtgaggaggtgtaaacACTGTGGACGTGGCCTAATACTCAGAGTGTCGtccacatgaaccaaaacatgacaatagatgaataacaatgattgtctctaacaagagaacatatcgaggtctgtcagtaaacactttgatcttgttcaagttttgataatgtgagaactgactgctggtttcaggggagatgtttcagcaccaggacagactgcttggtggattgtgtggaacatcttggtttgttttcatgtgtcgcGTGAGGGAAGCGGGAAATGAGGTATtgcaacagcgccacctggcgaatttcacctccaggaaaggtgcaacagcaacagcacaggttctcTGATGTCACGAGGCAAGAGACGGCTTTACttgtagaaaagacacaacttttattgaacttaataaatgcataattcaacaaaagctaaatgaaacaacaatcaccagaaacaaaccatcacatgaagttaaacactgagacaagagaagagcacCGGGCTGGGACTGACCACGGAGACAAAACACCTGCTGCACCACAGGAGACAGCGCAAACGGATAGGAGAGCTGTGCACGGCGCTTCCTGAAACATGGGGAAGCACGACGTCGCCTAGCAACCAGCGCACCATGAAAGCAGCCACAGCGCCACAGCGGCAGGAGGGCGCGCCTCGGCTCCACGTTAACAGGTTGGGGACCACAGTTTCGCATGAGCCTGTCAGCTGCTCCTGGTCAGCAGCGATAAGAGGATGTAAATGATGGGGGCGGCTGTGGGAGGAATTTTATTTGTTCAGCGTGGGGTTAAGAATAGGATAGAGGCATCTTCATATTTCCATACACATAAtccagatagatagatagataaatagatagatagatataaactgttttaaattgtttttttggcTGTTAAACATTCCTCGTCatcatattagtattttttcAAAGGAAgcatatttgtatgttttgtaaatgtcacaatgttgtttaactaaaacatttataattcccaataaaaaatgtttaaaacacttGGGTGAAGTAAGAACTTTATTGTACGTGCACCAACACTGGACactcatcaaaaataatgtagCTGCCAAAATCACTTGAGGTCTTAATTGagtttttcatggaaatctggtcaaattaacacaatgtacaataaaagaatattaaaatcTCTTTCTATCAAAATATCTAATTACACAAGACTCGATTGAGAttcatttaaaggaacaatttAAAGAACTGTTACAAacgtttgtctttttaaacattgaaaagCTGCTTAAGCTGCAACACACAAATGAGTTGAACCAGGTCTTTagaaagaataaatacacatctgtaCAAGAAATACTAGATTTACAACAGcattcatccaaaatgtcaaacactcatcAGGAATCTTTTTCAATAAGACatgaaatatattacaataacagttttaaagtgggcGGAGCTGTTCCAGATGCTCCTGCTTCTGGttctggatgaaaacaaaaacaaaaaaattccgagggaaaatataacatgactcACGGCAACAATAATACTGGAAATTGtccaaaaggcagaatgtggaagacaatttcagattttcttcaggccAGGGCCGACCTGTCCACCTGAGCATACAGGCTCTCAGGCTGAGTCGTGTCTCCGGCCTCAGTGGATTTCATGGACCCAAGTTCGATCAAGCTGtagatggaggacggagaaggagctgcagcatcatcagtTGGATTCTGATCCACAAGTGGGTTCACGCTTTTGACCTggagagataaagtcaaataaaactcTTTTTGCTACCGGGGGGCTCCGAAGTTTCCTTTTTCTAAATCACAGATTATATATATCACTATTTTCAGTGGTGTGATCGTACTGtggcaacaagtaaagtaatctcACTAAGAATCTATATGACTCTTCTAATGCAGTGATGTGATTTTGGCGGTGGCAGTTTATTGGGAGACACATTGAGAAGAGTCAGCACACAAGCACAGCTCAGACACACAGGCTACAGACCTCAGAGGGATGTTTGGATGAATGCAGCACGGTGCAGCTGGAAATTCGTCGCTTGATCCGCAGCAAAGTGTTTTGTTCGAGCACAAGCAAGCAGCACGAGCAGCGAGGCACACGTAGTGCTGCAGGAGCAAGCAACAGGACCAGGATCagcaaagggtcaaaggtcatgtacAGTAACTACACCCCCTGTCGACAGATGAATTACAGCTGtggcttttatttcatttatttatctatttattttttgcccaTTTCCTTTGCTCAAAACCATAAAATCTCGTTCTTGGaagacagatgttagaaaagatGACGTAACTTTACCTGAACAGTTTCGTacactgtatttttcatttcctccgtTTTATCTGCAATAAGGTGACAAAGaatgttcattggctttaaatcacaaattaatttcgactgttttctactgaattacatttacatcactgcagccactgattttggtgtttgtgtgtttgaatctttACTCTGACgtacgttttcctttttttcgaTGTCGAACAAAAGCTGCTCCTATGTAAATTATCACCAAAACCAAAATGACAGTGACAATGACAGCGACACTGGGGATAATGATATTGCTCAGTGGTTCAGGGGctgtaatggaaaacagaaaaaatgatattagttattttcagaactTATTCACTTTAACacataaaaatatttctttaaaatcaatTACATGCTCTAAATTCAACTGAAAACTCTGCATTATtaccataaaaatataatttataatttaaatataagaAGCTTCATATGTATAATACTTTCCTTACCAAAGTTAAAAAGGGTTACAAAGgaattaaacaataattaaaacagagataaaagtagttttttcttttaaatagagTAAAGTTGAGAATTTGTTGTAGAAAGTCTAATGTCAACTGGTCATTCAGGTGTTTGGGGGCCTGTCCGGCAAAAGCACGACAACCTAAACCACCAATCAGGCTCTGAAAACTaccagaaaacaaatatcagctgAACCAAGATGCCACCCAGCATGACACATAGAAACCTGGTCGTGTGAAGTcaataataaaatcttaaaacaatgcagaaatgaaCAGGGAGCCAGAATGTGAGTCATATGATCATGTTGTCTTGAGCCAGTTATAatccaagcagcagcattttgaaccaactgaaggagaaagtctttatctagtctttaaatgttgggaaagatttaatatttcaaaatgaacttaagttggaacacaaccttctataaaacaaagttatcagctgcttgtgttgtcggtcacttaccaggatttgagaaacaaaagtccCTAATCATTGTTATGTGCTCGTCCGAGCtgacctggttgctatggtCACAGATAACTGAGAAGACTTTGGACAGGTGGACACGGAGGGAGGTGCCAGAGGTCGTGACCTTggacctctctcctccctcctcctggctgcaggtgttgttgtcacatctaaaagtgctgttgatgcgatgggagtcctgtgtgctgcaggtcactgtgaggttacagGAGTCGGAGCTCGAGGAGAGTAAGTCCACTTTCCCATTAACCGgagacactggatctgagggGGAGGGACACAGGCATTAATGGGTTTAGAAGTTGGGCAGCTACTGTGTgtcgatatttaaaatctgaagaaacctaCCTTGAACTGTGACGCTGTATTTACCCACATAATCGTCATTTTCCCcgaaaacacctgcagtgtaacgtccactgtcggcttgttgcacattcttcaaaagcaaagagtgatTTTGGAGAAAAATCACGAGCCTTCCATCATAGGTGTCAATTGTTTTTGATGtgttatcatcaaataatctaaatatatttgaatcattaaatctccatttaaattcactccgTTCAACTAATTTAACAGGAGCCGTGACGTTGAGAAGCAGATCCTTCcccttctgcacaaatacaggagtcacagtgtcggagcctgtagaaacaacacagcatcactttattagaaagaaaagactttgatttaaactgtagtttttgtccatttttacttctactcattaaacagagactcatgagacaaaactacctcggcccagcaggttgtgtttgcccctgtctgttggttggttggtttaatgatcAACAGTTTacttagaaactggatttccacaagacttggtggaaggatgggacatgggccaagaaagttacatttcaggcagattcaggatttattttgtgagacggggctgtttttatattttccatgatttcccagggaatgaaatcaggcatattgagggggactgagacttctgattactttagtgcagcttgactgaatttaagaacttctggacctcggcggaggtaaattgacattctagtgtctacaaatctattttatttgtattgtttttctctttgaacttatttctacgttttcatacagatttatcctttttatttcttttacctcttttattctactctttttattcttttatttggcttgtaaattgtaaataaaagtgccCTGCCTTGCCCGTCAGCAGGATTTTTTAAAAGCCACTAAACTGATTTCCTTTAAATTTTGACGTGGATTCTGTGGATGCGAGAATtttctttcaccttctttaacatggtgagatactATGTGTCTTCTGAAATATATTCCTCCTCATATAGGggcagaattattattatgagctaaataaaaagcttgtaatcgttgcttttctttctcagacCTAATTGCACACAGTGAGCTAAACTATTGgcgtttaataaataatgttcctGCTGCTATGTAATTATTAGTTATTGATTTGTAACATATCAGTTCGAGCAACATAGATTTGtctgattaattaaaatgttattcagtagagaatgaaaagagagaagtttaGTTTCATGACGAGCTCGTACGTGTAGATGTGGTTTGAGTCACAGTATTGACCCTTGACTACTTGTCTTCAGTGGAACCTGATGAATGTGGGGAGTGATGTGAACGTTACACTTATAACCAAAGTTAGCACTTTGAATTTATAATCAAGCTTCTGTGAAAAGATGATAAACAAGTCCATCACACAACAGTTTCTGGAACTTAAACAAAAcgtgtgaaagaggaagtgactctGCAACGGTAGATGTTACTCAACAGCTCATTTCtcacacagaaaatgtccagTGGACGTACAGAaatagagacacagacagacagacagacagacagacagaaagacagacagacagacagacagacagacagactgacagacagacagactgacagacagacacggacATGTTACAGGAAGCATCACTCTATGTTCTCTTCCTGTCACCGAGCCCTGTTTTAATATCTAGCTTTGTCTATAAAAGGTAAAGTTTCCTAATCaatttgttctgttctctgagtcgctgccacaggacattacattaatattcagttttgttggttttacaagcttttaaaaaagtttcTCCACGTCTGTTATCAATCATTATATATTTGAAATCGAATTCAAGCGTAGAACTTAACTTGAAAGACCACAGATATATGGAAGGAAGTATATGGAGTTAATCGTCAATCAACAagtcataatttgaatatagttatcattttaatatttatagaataaggaaataaagaattattaacaacaacaacaaatttcaCAACAAGCTACattgctgaaacagtcacatagtgcaacaagaacagagcaataaaactatatttgaaaaagaaatgtgataaaaaatgTCGTGTTTACCTCGGGCTTCATACGAGTcaagcagagaaatgacaaagagaagaatgatgggatgcattctgtcaaatgtgccgTACGAGGAAGTGGATCCGAGTTTAGACCTcaatcagcccagcagcagtcagggtgtctgcctcgcagcggcgcttccgcgtccggtgtaaacccggcgtaacgagtgtgtgtgtgtgtgtgtgtgtgtgtgtgtgtgtgtgtgtgtgggggatgaggtggggggtgggggatgaggtggggtgggccaaggccatgtaggagACTCCactgtattgtgacgacacagtacacaggaagctcattcgcagtcactcaagcatgacgtttctgacttagaggaaccataacaaaacgcgcaagtgttttttttccagagtttttgggttggtagacatgccagatacccacattaacctgtagaagcactaacaaagtggaatttgcatgctatgtcccctttaaagtaccaggacagactgcttggtggattgtgtggaacatcttggtttgtttttaatcatccaTGTTAACAGGTTGGAGTGATGACAGCGTCTGCATGAGACTGTCAGCTGCTCCTGGTCAGCAGCGATAACATGATGATTTGGAAATGATGTGTCACAATACATGTTGACTGCATATCTCCCCTGCAGCACATGGAGCTGTGTGGCTCAAGCTAACACTGGCCCtagtgtcgtgttcttttatccttaggtatgagaagggtcggtcttagttcaaaaagtatttatttagaagcaatgaaaaaggtacagcatagctatgggcactcaaggcacagcctcggcttttaGTCCGTAGTCGGGTAGTCAAGAGTTGCTGAACGGATGACAGgtcaatatttataatagtaggttgaaggcgtggtcccagcatcttggaactggaatccaccaatgatgaggagcccTCCAGGTTCGtcactcctttgatagtagctgaCAAATCttacattctgacagtgttgttttgtattAAGAAAAGCCTTATCCGGttgaagctttgtgagtcttcagtagttttgcagacacagtgttttgttcattggagtgtgaaacattgtgtttgttttatcgtctgtatgttctgtgtgtaagcatgcgtatttatcagacaagacaacgcctttctatctggccttcagaagctgggcagcttcttcatttctttctaagacataggtcacagtgtcttaatgagcacagtgcattcatgtatgtgtgatgttgaataagctaaaggaatactgtaatatatataaaggttatgatgagaacaagtttaagtacagtgtattgtatgccacggattacagtcctaacacataacaaaacataaattctttctgttaaggtacaaacatggtgcgtgtaaaatcgatccttttcagggctatagtgtctaattatattattaaaatcctaacactAGCTACATCTGCTAAGGACGTTATGtgttcacccctgtctgttggttggtttgtttatttgttgctagaataacacaaaaactacaagatGGATTAATACGAAACACGGTGGAGGGGAAGAACCCATTGCATTTTGGTAccgatcagggggcggatccaggaagtGCTTTTGTAATTCATTCAACATTGTCGtagatttctcagaaaataaatcatggatctgCTGAAGTAaaccaggcatgtttagggtactgatatctatgagtgtttcTAATTTGATGCTGATTCAATCATTAATCTGGCTCTGGTGAATTTAAAAGGTGTTTGATGAGGGGACTGTGGGGGGGAGCACTCCACTGTGTGCCATTCCAGTACTGGTACTGGACCTCGGAGCAGTGGAAGCTTCTCCAATGAGTCCAAATTACTTCAAAAGTCATCATTTCAAATTACCATTGCTCATCTGTGGGACGTACTGGAAGAAGAAGGCAGCTCAACCTCATAACCATGTCGactgtacactgtaaaaaaaagaaaagttgagccaacttaaaaaagtaaagcaaccagctgcaaagcttttttaaatttactcaACTTAAGGGCTTACGAGTTGTGTCAACAACTTAATACTTTGTCATTCAAAGTATGAAGTTCGCCCAAAGTGCTATCTTAAGTTGGTCTAACTTAACATTACTATTCAGGTCTACTCATGTATCTAAGTTAAAAGTacttaaaacattaaatatgatgAACTGGAATATGTGTATTCTTATAAATTGAAAACATAAGTCAATGGCACTGCATAGTTTTAGTTGAGAGAACtatattttaaacttaaaatgttgtgttaatTCAACTTTACTGCCCATACATTGAGGGtactaaaaaaaatgtattcttttgccttacttttaaaatgattaGACATTTGTTGTGAAAATTCAATACTAAAAGACAGCAAAAGTCTTCAAACATGATCTATTTAATATGAACAATTGGTGCAAACCATTATAAAATCAATAACTTAACTGCCAACATAGTCAACATTGCAATAgtaacagcagacattttgagtGTCACTATTCATCCTTATGTTAACCTAATGGTTCCATCGCACAattcttttcaaaacaaaacatatgaaAATGCAAGTCACACTGTAAATGTAACAGAATAACACAGTACACCTTAAAGTGATAGTtggcagaaaaatgaaaattcagtcattatttactcaccatTATGTTGGTAGATGAGTTCAACCCCTTTGATACACCTTTCTTCCGAGTCTGTATcctacagaaaacaaacagagactaaaataaatattcttgAGGTGTTCTTAAAATTCAGCTGCTCTGCAGTTTCCAGCTTCCAAGGTATACTGATCTTGCTCACTAGTGGACCAATGATTTTAGTTCTTAAAAGCGATAGATCCAccgaaaaaggaaaaaaatacttATTATTTACACACCACTATGATAgagggatgggtgaagtgttcaACNNNNNNNNNNNNNNNNNNNNNNNNNNNNNNNNNNNNNNNNNNNNNNNNNNNNNNNNNNNNNNNNNNNNNNNNNNNNNNNNNNNNNNNNNNNNNNNNNNNNNNNNNNNNNNNNNNNNNNNNNNNNNNNNNNNNNNNNNNNNNNNNNNNNNNNNNNNNNNNNNNNNNNNNNNNNNNNNNNNNNNNNNNNNNNNNNNNNNNNNNNNNNNNNNNNNNNNNNNNNNNNNNNNNNNNNNNNNNNNNNNNNNNNNNNNNNNNNNNNNNNNNNNNNNNNNNNNNNNNNNNNNNNNNNNNNNNNNNNNNNNNNNNNNNNNNNNNNNNNNNNNNNNNNNNNNNNNNNNNNNNNNNNNNNNNNNNNNNNNNNNNNNNNNNNNNNNNNNNNNNNNNNNNNNNNNNNNNNNNNNNNNNNNNNNNNNNNNNNNNNNNNNNNNNNNNNNNNNNNNNNNNNNNNNNNNNNNNNNNNNNNNNNNNNNNNNNNNNNNNNNNNNNNNNNNNNNNNNNNNACATGTCTGGTAAGACAACTTTGGTTTATGCCATTaaggttgttttcatttttgactGCTGGGcctatataaatatacaatgGGCCAGTAAATCTCTGGTTAGAGAGCAAACCGACTCATTTGATAGGAATTTGCCATAAAACCAatccatttttttatatttgaatttaaagggatcgttcaccgaaaaatgaaagttcactcattatttactcaccactatgatgatggaggggtgggtgaagtgtttgagtaaacaaaacactttgggagtttcagtggtaaacagtgtagcagccacATTCAATGCAACTGAAGTAACTGGCGGACTCcttcaaatggaaaaaacacagtAATGAGGCACTTTTCcggtttttttctgttgttttgccagttacttcagttgtattagTATTTgcctgcaacgctgtttacccctgaaacaccaaaagtgttttctggactcaaacacttcacccatccctcTATCATAGTGGTGTGTAAATAATAAGTAATTTCTTCCTTTTTCGGTGGATCTATCGCTTTTAATAACTAAAATCATTGGTCCACTAGTGAGCAAGATCAGTATACCTTGGAAGCTGGAAACTGCAGAGCAGCTGAATTTTAATAACACCTCaagaaaataatgtcaaatttggcacaaatgtttaCTTAGACCTATTAATGGGGGGGATGAAAACTTTTaagaataaaagaatatttattttagtctctgtttgttttctgtaggATACAGACTCAGAGGAAAGGTGTGTCAAAGGGGTTGAACTCATCGTCATCTGTGACTTGACTGCCTTCATCCTTCTGTTTGGACTTATCTACGCTCTCAACTTGGACTACCCCATAGGATTGCACACTTGAGGCCTGTCATGAACTTTGGTACAGAGTCCTCTGCCCGTGTTCAGGCTCTAAAGAACAGTTTGTTGTAGTAGCCcgccatgaaaacacacacacacatccatacattCATGTCACTGTGTTTTAACCATCCTATCTGTAT
Coding sequences:
- the LOC118118181 gene encoding uncharacterized protein LOC118118181 isoform X2 yields the protein MSNGSDTVTPVFVQKGKDLLLNVTAPVKLVERSEFKWRFNDSNIFRLFDDNTSKTIDTYDGRLVIFLQNHSLLLKNVQQADSGRYTAGVFGENDDYVGKYSVTVQDPVSPVNGKVDLLSSSSDSCNLTVTCSTQDSHRINSTFRCDNNTCSQEEGGERSKVTTSGTSLRVHLSKVFSVICDHSNQVSSDEHITMIRDFCFSNPAPEPLSNIIIPSVAVIVTVILVLVIIYIGAAFVRHRKKGKHKTEEMKNTVYETVQVKSVNPLVDQNPTDDAAAPSPSSIYSLIELGSMKSTEAGDTTQPESLYAQVDRSALA